From Chelatococcus sp. YT9, a single genomic window includes:
- the hemA gene encoding 5-aminolevulinate synthase, with translation MIYDHFFRSALDTLHDERRYRVFATLERDVERFPRAIWHSSDGPRDVVVWCTNDYLGMSRHAVTIEAATRTAERMGVGAGGTRNIAGTSLPIVELEKSLARIHGKEKALVFTSGYVSNETGIATIARLLPDCLILSDEQNHNSMIEGVRRSGAEKVIFRHNDLAHLEALLAAADPARPKLIVFESVYSMDGDVAPIHAICDLAERYGAMTYVDEVHAVGLYGASGGGYAEEVGALDRLDVIEATLAKGFGCIGGYLAASDLIIDAVRSNAHGFIFTTALPPAIAAAAHAAVEHLSTSGEERRRHRAQVARTKAVLNAAGLPVRPNPTHIVPVIVGDPELTKRASDMLLVDHGIYVQPINYPTVPRGTERLRITPTPFHSDDLIAGLADGLVAVWQKLGLPLRPQAAAA, from the coding sequence ATGATCTACGACCATTTCTTCCGCTCCGCCCTCGACACCTTGCACGACGAGCGGCGCTACCGTGTTTTCGCGACGCTGGAGCGTGACGTCGAACGGTTTCCGCGTGCCATCTGGCACTCGTCGGACGGGCCGCGTGATGTGGTTGTGTGGTGCACAAACGATTATCTCGGCATGAGCCGGCACGCCGTGACGATTGAAGCAGCTACGCGGACGGCTGAGCGGATGGGCGTCGGCGCGGGCGGCACCCGCAACATCGCCGGGACCAGCCTGCCGATCGTCGAGCTCGAGAAATCGCTGGCCCGGATTCATGGCAAGGAGAAGGCCCTCGTCTTCACCTCCGGCTATGTCTCCAACGAGACGGGCATTGCGACGATCGCACGCCTCCTGCCGGACTGCCTCATTCTCTCCGACGAGCAGAACCATAATTCGATGATTGAGGGCGTGCGCCGCTCGGGTGCCGAAAAGGTCATCTTCCGGCATAACGACCTCGCTCATCTCGAAGCACTCCTGGCGGCGGCCGATCCGGCCCGGCCCAAGCTTATCGTCTTCGAAAGTGTCTATTCGATGGACGGCGATGTCGCGCCGATTCATGCCATCTGCGATCTCGCCGAGCGTTATGGCGCGATGACCTATGTGGACGAGGTCCATGCGGTCGGGCTCTACGGTGCGTCCGGCGGCGGCTATGCCGAGGAGGTGGGCGCACTCGATCGCCTTGACGTGATCGAGGCGACCCTGGCCAAGGGCTTTGGCTGCATCGGCGGCTATCTCGCGGCGAGCGACCTGATCATCGATGCTGTCCGGTCCAACGCGCACGGCTTCATCTTCACTACCGCCCTCCCCCCGGCCATAGCCGCCGCCGCCCATGCAGCCGTGGAACATCTGTCGACCAGCGGCGAGGAGCGCCGGCGCCATCGCGCCCAGGTGGCACGCACAAAGGCCGTCCTCAATGCCGCCGGGCTGCCGGTGAGGCCGAACCCTACGCATATCGTGCCTGTAATCGTCGGTGATCCCGAACTGACGAAGCGCGCAAGCGACATGCTCCTCGTCGATCACGGCATCTACGTGCAGCCCATCAACTATCCGACTGTGCCCCGCGGCACCGAGCGTCTGCGCATCACCCCGACACCTTTCCACAGTGACGATCTGATCGCCGGGCTCGCCGACGGGCTTGTCGCGGTGTGGCAGAAGCTCGGCCTGCCGCTGCGGCCCCAGGCCGCCGCAGCTTAA
- a CDS encoding zinc-dependent alcohol dehydrogenase family protein: MYAMQLRACGTPLVGTELPDREPGPGEIRLKVAACGVCRTDLHVVDGNLPSPRLPIIPGHEIVGRVEALGAGVTHLRIGERVGIPWLGHTCGTCPYCTGGHENLCDAPLFTGYTRDGGFATTAIADSSYAFPLGENGDDVALAPLLCAGLIGWRALVMAGEGKSLGLYGFGAAAHIIAQVAAWQGRAVYAFTRVGDVSTQTFARSIGAIWAGGSDEAPPAPLDAALIFAPVGALVPAALRAVRKGGRVVCAGIHMSDIPSFPYRLLWEERQVISVANLTRQDGIDFLKIAPRAGITTTTHRYPLTEANQALNDLRAGCFEGAAVLVP; encoded by the coding sequence ATGTACGCGATGCAACTCAGGGCGTGCGGAACCCCACTCGTCGGGACCGAACTGCCGGACCGGGAGCCCGGCCCGGGAGAGATCCGGCTGAAGGTTGCCGCCTGCGGGGTCTGCCGGACTGATCTTCATGTGGTGGATGGCAACCTGCCCTCTCCGAGGCTGCCCATCATACCCGGCCACGAGATCGTCGGCCGTGTGGAAGCACTGGGCGCCGGCGTCACACATCTGCGCATAGGCGAGCGCGTCGGCATTCCATGGCTCGGGCATACATGCGGCACGTGCCCCTACTGCACGGGCGGTCACGAGAACCTGTGCGACGCGCCGCTCTTCACGGGTTATACGCGCGATGGCGGTTTCGCCACCACCGCCATCGCCGACAGCAGCTACGCCTTCCCCTTGGGCGAAAATGGCGATGATGTCGCGCTCGCGCCGCTCCTCTGTGCGGGACTCATCGGCTGGCGGGCGCTCGTCATGGCTGGCGAAGGCAAAAGCCTCGGGCTCTATGGCTTCGGCGCCGCCGCGCATATCATCGCGCAGGTGGCAGCGTGGCAGGGCCGCGCCGTCTATGCCTTCACCCGGGTTGGCGACGTCTCGACCCAGACCTTCGCCAGGAGCATCGGCGCGATCTGGGCGGGTGGATCGGACGAGGCACCGCCCGCCCCGCTCGACGCGGCCCTCATCTTCGCGCCGGTCGGCGCTCTCGTCCCCGCCGCGCTGAGGGCTGTCCGCAAGGGTGGACGCGTGGTCTGCGCCGGCATCCACATGAGCGACATTCCAAGCTTTCCTTACAGGCTGCTGTGGGAAGAACGGCAGGTTATCTCGGTGGCTAACCTGACGCGCCAGGACGGCATCGATTTCCTGAAAATTGCCCCACGGGCCGGGATCACGACGACGACCCACCGATATCCGTTGACTGAAGCCAATCAGGCGCTCAACGATCTACGCGCCGGATGTTTCGAGGGCGCCGCGGTGCTGGTACCCTAG
- a CDS encoding adenylate/guanylate cyclase domain-containing protein, with the protein MATVSVTELAQLTGCAVGDIASLVELGIVSPSHGSFARADISRVRLSLALRDAGLDLHVLARAIADDLLSLDFAGQLMFDPVSLSARGSEDLLASLDLDAASATRLRSAVGLPALRPDQPLREDDIELMSLIAAARAFGLSDDALARVLRIFGQSVRRSVETMRDLFRGEVEERMLASGISRRAMLERGADMRLQLQRLGFRALFLLQRRMLEEAVFDNVVMRVQEILSEAGLGEALNRKPPTVAFIDLSGFTALTQVMGDEHAADYASRLEALAQDTVSKHGGRLVKALGDGVMLLFPDARPALEASFAISNRCAGDGLPMVRAGLATGPVVPRDGDIFGATVNLAARIVAQVDAAQAARSSPGLVLVCSDTRDAIVAAWPEAFVFHPRPPVVLKGVERPVVLHAASPRRLPETTAGA; encoded by the coding sequence ATGGCGACCGTATCCGTCACTGAGCTCGCACAACTGACGGGCTGTGCCGTGGGTGACATCGCCAGCCTTGTCGAGCTGGGAATCGTCAGTCCATCGCATGGATCTTTCGCGAGAGCTGATATCAGTCGGGTGCGACTTTCGCTCGCCCTGCGCGACGCGGGGCTCGACCTTCATGTGCTGGCGAGGGCGATCGCGGACGACCTGCTGTCTCTGGATTTCGCCGGTCAGCTAATGTTCGACCCGGTCTCGCTCTCCGCACGAGGGAGCGAGGACCTGCTGGCCTCGTTGGATCTCGATGCGGCCAGCGCCACGCGCCTCCGCAGCGCCGTTGGTCTTCCTGCCCTGCGGCCGGACCAGCCGCTGCGCGAGGACGACATCGAGTTGATGTCGCTCATCGCAGCAGCGCGGGCTTTTGGCCTCAGTGACGATGCGCTCGCGCGTGTCCTGCGCATTTTCGGGCAATCGGTGCGGCGCAGTGTCGAGACGATGCGCGATCTCTTTCGTGGTGAAGTCGAGGAGCGCATGCTGGCTTCCGGGATCTCGCGCCGCGCCATGCTGGAACGTGGCGCGGACATGCGTCTGCAATTGCAGCGGTTGGGGTTCCGGGCGCTCTTTCTGCTGCAACGGCGCATGCTGGAAGAGGCTGTCTTCGATAATGTCGTTATGCGTGTGCAGGAGATCCTCAGCGAGGCTGGCCTCGGTGAAGCCCTCAACCGCAAGCCGCCGACGGTCGCTTTCATCGACCTCTCAGGGTTCACCGCACTGACCCAGGTCATGGGTGATGAGCATGCGGCGGACTATGCGTCCCGTCTCGAAGCCTTGGCCCAGGACACGGTTTCGAAGCACGGCGGACGGCTTGTAAAGGCGCTTGGCGACGGGGTCATGCTGCTCTTCCCGGACGCCCGGCCGGCGCTGGAGGCGAGTTTCGCGATATCGAACCGCTGTGCTGGAGATGGCCTGCCCATGGTGCGCGCGGGCCTTGCCACGGGACCGGTGGTTCCACGCGACGGCGACATCTTTGGCGCTACGGTTAATCTGGCTGCCCGCATCGTCGCACAGGTCGATGCGGCGCAGGCCGCTCGGTCCAGCCCGGGACTGGTGCTCGTCTGCTCGGATACGCGAGACGCGATCGTGGCGGCCTGGCCGGAGGCCTTCGTTTTTCATCCGCGTCCGCCAGTGGTGTTGAAGGGTGTCGAAAGGCCGGTCGTTCTCCATGCGGCCTCGCCGCGGCGCTTGCCGGAGACGACTGCTGGCGCTTAG
- a CDS encoding Thivi_2564 family membrane protein, with product MIITVLTHAIVTILICGLVIWLIQFLPFDGRVKMIVRVVVIVLGLVSIVRSLDLLAISTPPSTKITE from the coding sequence ATGATCATCACCGTTCTGACGCATGCGATCGTAACAATCCTGATCTGCGGGCTCGTTATCTGGCTCATCCAGTTCCTACCGTTCGACGGCCGCGTGAAGATGATCGTCCGGGTGGTCGTTATCGTGCTTGGGCTCGTCTCCATCGTTCGCTCGCTGGATCTGCTGGCGATTTCCACCCCACCCTCGACAAAGATCACCGAGTAG
- a CDS encoding cupin domain-containing protein — protein MTTASAIMATLGLKRHPTCGYVQETYRSRHSLPTASLPEGYEGARAVGSALYFMVTADAHIVMHRIRSDQIYHHYLGDPLHVLLLYPDGTGEVRIVGPDLEAGMRPQLLIPGGTFHMSRLEHTKGFALLGSSEWIGVEPPDVELGDFESLSRRYPAMRDIMMDFMASAGPPSGPLREALRHREALLDEALKETFPGSDTPSIA, from the coding sequence ATGACGACAGCCAGTGCAATTATGGCCACCCTGGGCCTGAAGCGCCACCCAACCTGCGGCTATGTCCAGGAAACCTATCGCAGCCGCCATAGCCTGCCGACCGCATCCTTGCCTGAGGGCTATGAAGGCGCAAGGGCCGTCGGTTCGGCGCTGTATTTCATGGTCACTGCCGATGCGCATATCGTGATGCACCGCATCCGCAGCGATCAGATCTACCACCATTACCTCGGCGATCCGCTCCACGTTCTCCTGCTCTATCCCGATGGCACCGGAGAAGTGCGGATCGTCGGGCCAGATCTCGAGGCGGGCATGCGGCCGCAGCTTCTCATTCCCGGCGGCACCTTTCATATGTCACGGCTCGAACACACGAAAGGTTTCGCCCTTCTGGGCTCGTCCGAATGGATCGGCGTTGAGCCGCCAGACGTCGAGCTTGGCGATTTCGAGAGCTTGAGCCGGCGTTATCCCGCGATGCGCGACATCATGATGGATTTCATGGCGAGCGCGGGACCGCCCAGTGGTCCGCTGCGTGAAGCCCTGCGCCACCGCGAGGCGCTACTGGACGAAGCTCTGAAAGAGACCTTCCCCGGCAGTGATACACCCTCCATCGCTTGA
- a CDS encoding fumarylacetoacetate hydrolase family protein, whose amino-acid sequence MSSSDRIEDAAAILVEAHRTGTAVESLPPGLVASQAEAYAVQERVVQLLDSDIVGWKAGFDAGGQSICAPIMARVSRHGGPELPVRGHTPCAIEVEIAYILDADVPAATPVAEAESIVSQIALGMELIQSRYRDRTAQPFLSMLADGLANGGYYLAASSPRADAPDLQAMHLTIMQDGETIWDKTIAHPQVDPAAPLRALLAAPPSHCGGLRKGQFITTGTLNGAPAVPVPSSIAAITVLGPLATKLVKV is encoded by the coding sequence ATGAGCTCATCGGATCGCATTGAGGACGCCGCCGCCATACTCGTGGAGGCCCATCGGACCGGCACCGCCGTCGAGAGCCTGCCGCCCGGCCTCGTCGCCTCGCAAGCGGAAGCTTATGCGGTGCAGGAGCGGGTGGTACAGCTGCTCGATTCGGACATCGTCGGCTGGAAGGCCGGCTTCGACGCGGGCGGCCAATCAATATGCGCCCCGATCATGGCGCGGGTGAGCCGCCATGGAGGTCCTGAACTTCCCGTGCGCGGCCACACGCCATGCGCCATCGAGGTGGAAATCGCCTATATCCTCGATGCGGATGTTCCTGCAGCAACGCCGGTTGCCGAGGCCGAGAGCATAGTCTCGCAAATCGCGCTTGGAATGGAGCTCATCCAGTCGCGCTACCGGGACCGCACGGCCCAACCTTTCCTGTCTATGCTCGCGGACGGCCTCGCCAACGGCGGCTACTACCTGGCGGCATCAAGTCCTCGCGCCGATGCGCCCGACCTGCAGGCGATGCATCTCACCATCATGCAGGACGGCGAGACGATCTGGGACAAGACAATCGCCCATCCACAGGTAGATCCGGCCGCACCGTTGCGCGCGCTGCTCGCAGCCCCGCCGAGCCATTGCGGCGGTCTCCGCAAGGGCCAGTTCATCACCACCGGAACTTTGAACGGAGCTCCTGCAGTGCCCGTGCCAAGCAGCATCGCGGCCATCACTGTCCTTGGCCCCCTGGCTACCAAACTCGTGAAAGTCTGA
- a CDS encoding AbrB family transcriptional regulator: MTRSGSILLASARQVAQIAFAAAGGLLFLVLGVPAAWVAGPVTAVALLCLTRRSVPMARPLVEIGFLLAGFTMGATATPEALSALARYPVSLLLLTLSVLGVLLLTSLWLKRSSGWTLADAVLGSAPGALSTVMAVAADRGGNVGLIAVVQSFRLFVLVLILPMIIVLTGGATEVPQAGEVLAPLPFAVIMALSFLLSLVLQRLKIAAPMLLGALVVSLLAHGLGLVQGRLPVSLYTLSLVLVGAFVGSRFATVNRQALIAAFPAAVGSFVVSFAIALGFALVSWQLADVTFAAAIIAFAPGGLEVMTVLALLLGLDPIFVGAHHLARFILVALLLPIIIATIHRMEGRRLKNAYAAGDEPQ, translated from the coding sequence ATGACCCGCTCCGGCTCCATTCTTCTGGCATCCGCGCGTCAAGTAGCGCAGATCGCCTTTGCCGCAGCCGGGGGATTGCTGTTTCTTGTGCTCGGCGTTCCGGCCGCCTGGGTCGCCGGGCCGGTTACGGCTGTCGCTCTCCTGTGCCTTACTCGCCGTTCCGTGCCGATGGCACGGCCTCTGGTCGAGATTGGCTTTCTGCTCGCCGGTTTCACCATGGGCGCAACCGCGACGCCTGAGGCCCTCAGCGCGTTGGCGCGCTATCCGGTTAGCCTTCTGCTTCTCACTTTATCGGTTCTCGGCGTTCTGCTGCTGACGTCGCTCTGGCTCAAGCGGAGCTCTGGATGGACGTTGGCCGACGCGGTTCTCGGCTCAGCGCCGGGGGCGCTTTCGACGGTGATGGCGGTGGCGGCGGATCGCGGTGGGAATGTCGGATTGATTGCGGTCGTACAATCCTTCCGCCTGTTCGTGCTTGTGCTGATCCTGCCGATGATCATCGTGCTAACGGGCGGCGCGACGGAGGTGCCTCAGGCTGGCGAAGTTCTGGCGCCGTTGCCATTCGCCGTGATCATGGCGCTGTCCTTCTTGCTTTCACTCGTGTTGCAACGTCTGAAGATCGCCGCGCCGATGCTGCTTGGAGCGCTCGTCGTCAGCCTTTTGGCACATGGTCTTGGTCTCGTGCAGGGCCGGTTACCCGTGTCGCTCTACACGTTGTCCCTGGTCCTGGTGGGGGCCTTTGTCGGGTCCCGCTTCGCGACGGTCAATCGGCAGGCCCTAATAGCAGCCTTCCCGGCAGCAGTCGGATCCTTCGTGGTCTCCTTTGCCATCGCACTCGGTTTTGCCCTGGTCTCGTGGCAACTAGCTGACGTGACCTTTGCCGCGGCCATCATCGCCTTTGCCCCCGGGGGGCTTGAGGTCATGACGGTGCTGGCGCTTCTTCTCGGGCTTGACCCGATCTTTGTCGGTGCCCATCACCTCGCACGCTTCATCCTGGTCGCGCTTCTCCTGCCGATCATCATCGCGACGATCCACCGTATGGAAGGCCGGCGGCTCAAGAATGCCTACGCGGCCGGCGACGAGCCCCAGTAG
- a CDS encoding pyridoxal phosphate-dependent aminotransferase: protein MTETDSLSSSLRREALEAPISGIVDVFNYGRHREGLIPLWVGEGDLPTPSFISDAAVASLAAGETFYTYQRGLPELREAIARYIGRLYGRTVSPERFFVTSGGMHALQVAFRMVSGAGDEVIVPTPAWPNFVAGVGISGARPVEVPMTYTDEGWLLDVDRIAAAITPSTKAIVINSPSNPTSWMATPEDIAAVLSLARRHGLWIIADEIYGRFVYDGPAPAPSFHDVIDDEDRVIFVQTMSKNWAMTGWRVGWLEANPRLGQTIENLIQYSSSGTAAFMQRAAVAALDQGEAFVAEQFERARIGRTIVSQGLAATNRVRFAPAQGAFYLFFSVDGVTDSARFARVLVDEAAVGLAPGTTFGAGGEAFFRLCFARKVSDLEEATRRLASALMRLAP from the coding sequence ATGACCGAAACGGACAGCCTGAGTTCCTCTCTTCGACGCGAGGCCTTGGAGGCCCCGATCAGCGGCATCGTTGATGTCTTCAATTACGGGCGCCATCGAGAGGGACTGATTCCGCTTTGGGTTGGCGAAGGGGACTTGCCCACACCGTCCTTCATCTCCGACGCGGCCGTAGCCTCGCTGGCCGCCGGCGAGACCTTCTACACGTATCAGCGCGGGCTGCCGGAGCTGCGCGAGGCGATCGCGCGCTATATCGGGCGCCTTTATGGCCGCACGGTTTCACCGGAGCGCTTCTTCGTGACCAGCGGTGGTATGCACGCGCTGCAGGTTGCCTTCCGGATGGTGTCCGGGGCCGGTGACGAGGTCATCGTGCCGACGCCCGCCTGGCCGAATTTCGTTGCCGGCGTCGGCATCTCCGGCGCGCGACCCGTCGAGGTGCCGATGACCTACACCGACGAGGGCTGGCTTCTCGACGTTGATCGGATCGCCGCCGCCATCACGCCGTCGACAAAGGCCATCGTGATCAACTCGCCGTCCAATCCGACGAGTTGGATGGCGACGCCCGAGGACATTGCGGCGGTCCTTTCTCTGGCACGTCGTCATGGGCTGTGGATAATCGCCGATGAGATCTACGGGCGCTTCGTTTATGACGGGCCCGCACCGGCTCCGTCTTTCCACGATGTCATCGATGACGAAGACCGCGTCATCTTCGTGCAGACGATGTCGAAGAACTGGGCGATGACAGGCTGGCGCGTCGGCTGGCTGGAAGCCAACCCCCGCCTTGGCCAGACCATCGAAAACCTGATCCAGTATTCTTCATCAGGTACCGCCGCCTTCATGCAGCGAGCGGCCGTCGCTGCGCTGGACCAAGGCGAGGCTTTCGTCGCCGAACAGTTTGAACGTGCCAGGATAGGCCGAACGATTGTCTCGCAAGGGCTGGCGGCGACGAATCGTGTTCGCTTCGCACCGGCGCAAGGCGCCTTTTATCTCTTCTTCTCGGTTGACGGCGTCACCGACAGCGCGCGCTTTGCAAGGGTCCTCGTCGACGAGGCAGCCGTGGGGCTGGCACCGGGAACGACGTTCGGCGCCGGAGGCGAAGCGTTCTTCCGCCTTTGCTTCGCGCGCAAGGTATCGGATCTCGAGGAGGCGACCCGCCGCCTCGCTTCCGCCCTCATGCGTCTCGCACCTTGA
- a CDS encoding extracellular solute-binding protein, with the protein MASAQTTWRHGLSLVGEPKYPPDFAHFDYVNPAAPQGGTLRLGSIGGFDNFNLAIAGMKGELETGISRIYDTLMTSSLDEISSEYGLVAESLSYPDDFSSVTFRLRPQARFHDGTPITPEDVIFSFETLKVTSPMHMAYWRNVAKAEATGDREVTFTFDEKGNRELPLIVGQLPVLPKHWWRGKTANGAARDITATSLEPPLGSGPYRLKSFEAGRYAVYEQVPDYWAKDLPVNKGTNNFGEIRYDYFRDATVLFEAFKGDRIDWRRENVIRNWMTAYDFPAARDGRIIREEFPIRNLGIMQGMVFNLRREKFQDIRVRRAFNYAFDFEELNRTIFFDRYERINSFFFGTELASSGLPQGRELEILNEVKDKVPPEVFTTPYANPVGGNAEATRNNLRTALGLLREAGYELKGTRLVNAKTGAQLTVEILGYDQTMERWAAPYKAALERLGIGVSLRVVDAAQYQNRLRTFDFDATATLFPQSLSPGNEQRDFWGSRSADQPGSYNLAGIQNPAVDALIERIIFAKTREELLAATHALDRVLLWSAYVVPHYYFMKELTARWDRFDHPKTMPYFGGAAFPTVWWSKAATSSSDTSTSGRIP; encoded by the coding sequence GTGGCATCAGCCCAGACAACCTGGCGGCACGGACTGTCGCTCGTGGGTGAACCCAAGTACCCGCCGGATTTCGCGCATTTCGACTACGTCAATCCTGCTGCGCCGCAGGGGGGAACCCTCCGTCTTGGCTCTATCGGCGGCTTCGACAACTTCAACCTCGCCATTGCCGGCATGAAGGGTGAGCTCGAGACCGGCATCAGCCGCATATACGACACCTTAATGACGTCGAGCCTCGACGAGATCAGCTCCGAATATGGCCTCGTGGCGGAAAGTCTGAGCTATCCCGACGACTTCTCCTCGGTCACTTTCCGCCTGAGACCCCAGGCTCGCTTCCACGACGGCACGCCCATCACCCCCGAGGACGTCATCTTCTCGTTCGAGACCCTGAAGGTCACGAGCCCGATGCACATGGCTTACTGGCGCAATGTGGCGAAGGCCGAGGCCACGGGAGACCGCGAGGTCACATTCACCTTCGACGAGAAGGGAAATCGCGAATTGCCGCTGATTGTCGGCCAGTTGCCCGTGCTGCCGAAGCACTGGTGGAGAGGCAAGACCGCCAATGGCGCTGCGCGCGACATCACCGCAACGTCGCTGGAACCGCCGCTTGGTTCCGGCCCCTACCGGCTGAAGAGCTTCGAGGCGGGACGCTATGCGGTCTACGAGCAAGTGCCGGATTACTGGGCCAAAGACCTGCCCGTGAACAAGGGCACGAACAATTTCGGCGAAATCCGCTACGATTATTTCCGTGACGCGACCGTGCTGTTTGAAGCCTTCAAGGGCGACCGCATCGACTGGCGCCGCGAGAACGTCATTCGCAACTGGATGACCGCCTATGATTTTCCGGCCGCCCGCGACGGTCGCATCATCCGCGAGGAATTCCCCATTCGCAATCTCGGCATAATGCAGGGGATGGTCTTCAACCTCCGCCGGGAGAAATTTCAGGACATTCGGGTCAGGCGGGCCTTCAACTACGCTTTCGACTTCGAGGAGCTCAACCGCACGATCTTCTTCGACCGTTATGAGCGTATCAACTCGTTCTTTTTTGGCACCGAGCTTGCCTCGAGCGGCCTACCGCAGGGCCGCGAACTGGAAATCCTCAATGAAGTCAAGGACAAGGTGCCCCCGGAGGTTTTCACGACGCCCTATGCCAATCCGGTCGGCGGCAACGCCGAGGCGACACGCAACAACCTGCGCACGGCACTCGGCCTGCTCCGCGAGGCAGGCTATGAGCTGAAGGGTACCCGGCTGGTCAACGCGAAGACAGGGGCCCAGTTGACGGTCGAGATCCTCGGCTACGACCAGACCATGGAGCGCTGGGCGGCGCCCTACAAGGCCGCGCTGGAACGTCTCGGCATCGGGGTGAGCCTGCGGGTCGTCGACGCAGCTCAGTACCAGAACCGCCTGCGCACCTTCGATTTTGACGCGACGGCCACGCTGTTCCCGCAATCGCTCTCGCCGGGCAACGAGCAGCGGGATTTCTGGGGCTCGCGATCAGCCGACCAGCCCGGGTCCTACAATCTTGCCGGTATACAGAACCCCGCCGTCGATGCGCTGATCGAGCGGATCATCTTCGCCAAGACCCGCGAGGAACTGCTCGCGGCGACACATGCCCTCGATCGCGTATTGCTTTGGAGCGCTTATGTGGTTCCCCACTACTACTTTATGAAGGAGCTGACAGCGCGCTGGGATCGCTTTGATCATCCCAAGACCATGCCCTATTTCGGCGGAGCCGCCTTCCCGACGGTCTGGTGGTCGAAGGCTGCCACCTCTTCCAGCGATACCAGCACGTCGGGGAGAATCCCTTGA